The following is a genomic window from Heliomicrobium gestii.
CCTCCCGTTTCCCCACGTTGAAAGGATTCAAGCGTTCCTGCAACTGTTTGTTCAGATTCCAGACGCCCACCTCGGTGTACCGCATCGGCGATAGCACTTGCACATCCTCAAGACCGTAACCGGCCCGCTCAATGGCGCGACTGACCGTCTGCAGCAACGCATCCAGCATATCGGCGCCGCTGCCCCGCCGGAGAAACAAAAAATCCTTCCGTCCGGACAGATCGGGCAGGATGCCCGATTTGATCCGGTGCGACTCCGTCACAATCGCCGAGGTCTCCGCCTGGCGAAATATATGATTCAAGCAGTGGATAGCCCCTACTTCATGTTCAATAATATCCCGTAGAACCTGTCCCGGGCCAACGGAAGGAAGTTGATCCCGGTCGCCAACCAACACCAACCGGGCGCCTTTTTTCAACGCATGGAGCAAGCTGGCCATCAATGAGATGTCGACCATGGACACCTCATCAATGATGACCACATCTCCCTCCAGCGGTTCCACATCCCAAAAGGGCTCCGCTTCACCGCCCCGCAAGCCGAGCGCCTTATGGATCGTAAAGGCCGGCTGCCCAGTCGTTTCAGCCAATCGCTTCGCCGCCCGCCCCGTTGGCGCGCAGAGAACGATCTCCCCATTCGGTTGGGCGCGGTTGACCAGCGCGATCAGTCCACGGACGATTGTCGTCTTACCTGTGCCTGGACCGCCGGTGATCACGGTCAACCCATACTGGGCCACACCAAAAAAAGCCGCCTTTTGCTCCTCGGCATAGCGGATACCGAAATCCTCCTCCATGGTAGCGATCACCGATTCCACGTCAACAGGCCACGTCTCACCATCTTGGGACAACCGTCGCAACGCCTGGGCGACAAATCGCTCGGCCCGATACAAGTCCGGCAGATAACAGCCGTCGCCAAACAACCGGATCACCTGCGCCTCCGCCGCCTCTGACACCTGAACCTGCAAGCTCTTTTCCTCTGGCGCTTCGGGATACAATGCCGATTGCGCTAAAATCGCATTCGTCTGGGTCAGCAATTCCGGCGCCGGCAGATAGACATGTCCCTCATCGCGGGCGAGATAGAGGCAGTAGACGAGGGCAGCCTGCAGTCGCATCGGTTCATCTCCCTGAAAGCCCAACCGGTGAGCGATCCGGTCACACTGGTCAAAAGAGACGCGCAGGTCCAAAGCCAAGCGGTAGGGATTGGCTTCAATCACCTCTAGGCTTTCCCGGCCGTATCGCCGAAAGATTCGGTACACCTGATCGCCGTCAATGCCATAACTGTTCAGCGATACCATTAGGTTCTCGCCAAAAGCAAACTCCTGGTAGGACTCTAAAATAGTCGTCGCCTTCGTCGAGGATAGCCCCTCCAGTTCGAGCAGTCGCTGCGGTTCCTCTCTCAATACCGTCAGCACATCGGCGCCAAAAGAGCGAACCAGCTTTTTGGCTGTTTTGCGGCCGATTCCTTTGATCAACCCACTCGACAAAAACTTTTCCATCGCTTTCGGGGTTGACGGCGGCAACATGCGGCAACAGGAGAAGCGAAACTGCCTACCGAAACGAGGATGCTCCGTCCACTCACCCTCCAGAGCGTAGGCCAATCCCATCTCGGCCGAAAGAAGTGGCCCCACCGCCGTTATCCGCTGGGAATCCACCTTGAAAACAGCCACTGTGTATGCTTCCTGCTGAAAGAGAATACGCTGGAGTTCTCCCGTCAATTGTTCCAATAAAAACCCGCCTTATCGTTCTGTCCAATGCAAGCCAGAAGATTGTCAACCTTGTTATTTGTATTCGTTGACAATCTTCCAGATGGCGATTACAATCAGGATCGGAGTTGAGTTCAGCGCGCAATGAAAGGAGTGGGTGAACCATGAACACCCGTGATATGACCCTATCGGCTCTCATCGCAGCCATCATTTTTATTTCGGCTCAACTTTCCTTTCCCCTGCCATTCAGTCCCGTTCCGATTACATTGCAGGTTTTCGCCGTTCTGCTCTTCCCCCTGATCTTGCCCTTACGCGTCGCTCTCACCGGCATCTCCGTGTACCTCTTTCTCGGCGCCGTCGGCATCCCTGTCTTCGCTCAATTCGGTGGCGGCATTGGCGTCCTGTTGGGCCCAAAGGGCGGCTATCTGTTCGGGTTCCTGCTCGCCACCATCGCCTGCGGTCTCCTGGCCCGTCAATGGTCCAAGGCGACACTGGCGAGGAACGTCATCATCGGCGCCGTCGGGTTAACCATCATCTACGCGCTTGGTCTGGTCGGATTGATGAACGCCCTTTCCGTTCCCTTGAGCAAAGCGCTAACCATGGGCTTGTTCCCCTTCTTGCCAGGGGATTTGGTCAAATTGGCCGCCGCGTCTGTCGTCGCTCTTTCTGTGGGCAAGCGAGTCGTCCACCAGTTTGGCTAAAAGGCCCCTTTATCTCCAAATACTCACCGATAATCACACCGAATAAAACCTACTATACCTTAAAATAGACACAATCGAAAGCGCTCGAAAAGAAGAAACACCGGAGGAAATCACATCCCCCGGTGTCTTTTTGTCGTTTTTTATTAAAAAAAGCTCCGGTCTTTTCAATCGCCCACTGACACCGTGTCAAAAAAGTACTTGACGAAGCCAGCCGTCGTTCGCTGCGCCAGAGGGAGCAGAACGGTCAACGCCCGGTCGAAGGATACCGTGTTCCGCTCAGAAACGGCTGTAAAGAAATCATAGGCGACACGGGCGTTTTCGTCCACCCAGTCGACCGGTTTTTTGAGACAATGATAAGCACCGTCAAAAGTGACGGCATAGTTATAACGGTTTTCTTCCGCGAAGGTCTCAAATTCGCGATGACCCGAAAAAATTGCATTCATCGCATGATGGGGAACACAGAGATCCTGAACAAAGTGGCAGGCCGCGCCCAGAAAGAACATCGCCCGAGTTGTCTTCTTCTCCCGATACAACCGGACGGCTCTCCGAAAATAGTGTTCAATTTCCGTGACAGCGCTGGGACCGCCAAACAACCCCCTCCGGGTGACCGGATTATAGTAGTGAGCCACATTGCGCCAACTCTGATCGACAAAGGCGACACCCTCATTCAGTTGAGCCAAGTGATAGGCCAATTGCCGCGCTTCGGCCTCATGCCCATCGTTCCTCAAAATTTCTTTCGCTTGCATGACGCAAAAATCATGGGTGACCGCCGCGAGACCGTCGCCAACCTTTGCCGGGACGGGAGAAGCCGATACCAGCAACCAACGCGCTGCCGTCTGGATTGGAGGATCGCCAATCAAAAAACGCAAGCCGCACACCTTCCCCCTTCAGCACTTCAAACCCTTTCTCATGCTAGCAATCTCTCGTTAAGACACCATAAATCCTGGGTAAAGGAAAAGTTAACCCTGTGCGCGCAAGAGTTTTCATCTCCATTTCAACCATTCACCCTGGAAGTGATAAAAGAAAAAGCCCGATCCGTTTCGGGCTGTCAATACGGGGGGGAAGCCCCCTGGGGAAGGGGCTTCCAGAGGAGAAACATAGGGGAACTAAAGGGGGTAATCCCCTACACCCCTAGTTATGTCCAACTATTAACGCGGTTATTCCCTTATCTTAAAATGCCGACGCGAATCGGCAACCTAACCTTCAACCTACTGACAGCACCCATGCCGGCGCACAAAAAGAAGACGCCCCGAAATCTTGCGGGACGCCTTCTCCGCCGACGCCATCAACGCCAGCTTACATCGCTTCCTTATAATCGTGATTCAGCTTGCCGTTTTTAATATCGACGTGCACCTGGTTG
Proteins encoded in this region:
- a CDS encoding zinc dependent phospholipase C family protein, which translates into the protein MRFLIGDPPIQTAARWLLVSASPVPAKVGDGLAAVTHDFCVMQAKEILRNDGHEAEARQLAYHLAQLNEGVAFVDQSWRNVAHYYNPVTRRGLFGGPSAVTEIEHYFRRAVRLYREKKTTRAMFFLGAACHFVQDLCVPHHAMNAIFSGHREFETFAEENRYNYAVTFDGAYHCLKKPVDWVDENARVAYDFFTAVSERNTVSFDRALTVLLPLAQRTTAGFVKYFFDTVSVGD
- a CDS encoding biotin transporter BioY codes for the protein MNTRDMTLSALIAAIIFISAQLSFPLPFSPVPITLQVFAVLLFPLILPLRVALTGISVYLFLGAVGIPVFAQFGGGIGVLLGPKGGYLFGFLLATIACGLLARQWSKATLARNVIIGAVGLTIIYALGLVGLMNALSVPLSKALTMGLFPFLPGDLVKLAAASVVALSVGKRVVHQFG
- the recD2 gene encoding SF1B family DNA helicase RecD2; this translates as MEQLTGELQRILFQQEAYTVAVFKVDSQRITAVGPLLSAEMGLAYALEGEWTEHPRFGRQFRFSCCRMLPPSTPKAMEKFLSSGLIKGIGRKTAKKLVRSFGADVLTVLREEPQRLLELEGLSSTKATTILESYQEFAFGENLMVSLNSYGIDGDQVYRIFRRYGRESLEVIEANPYRLALDLRVSFDQCDRIAHRLGFQGDEPMRLQAALVYCLYLARDEGHVYLPAPELLTQTNAILAQSALYPEAPEEKSLQVQVSEAAEAQVIRLFGDGCYLPDLYRAERFVAQALRRLSQDGETWPVDVESVIATMEEDFGIRYAEEQKAAFFGVAQYGLTVITGGPGTGKTTIVRGLIALVNRAQPNGEIVLCAPTGRAAKRLAETTGQPAFTIHKALGLRGGEAEPFWDVEPLEGDVVIIDEVSMVDISLMASLLHALKKGARLVLVGDRDQLPSVGPGQVLRDIIEHEVGAIHCLNHIFRQAETSAIVTESHRIKSGILPDLSGRKDFLFLRRGSGADMLDALLQTVSRAIERAGYGLEDVQVLSPMRYTEVGVWNLNKQLQERLNPFNVGKREVKAGGHVFRTGDKVMQLKNNYEKDVFNGDLGFIEDILLSGEEEADEDTIVVRFDEGRVSYGRSEWEQLMLAYATTVHKAQGSEYPVVVMPMTLQHRRMLRRNLLYTAVTRARDKAILIGVPDALAFAVTNQQDAHRYSGLSRYWDEEASTEFTEPEAEEASEQ